A genomic window from Nocardioides jiangxiensis includes:
- a CDS encoding electron transfer flavoprotein subunit beta/FixA family protein, translated as MKHVPDATADRKFESDNTVDRVGVDGLLSELDEYAVEQALQLAEKNEGSEVTALCIGPEGAADAVRKALQMGADKGVHIVDDAIAGSDAIATSLVLAEAIKKIGTPDIVITGMASTDAGTSLVPAALAERLGLPQVTFASVVETQGDQIRAKRDGDAATEVIGATLPVVLSVTDQTGEPRYPSFKGIMAAKKKPLETLSLSDLGVDAGQVGLSVAWTQVEATAARPPRTAGEIVKDEDGSGAKALADFLASKKFI; from the coding sequence GTGAAGCACGTGCCGGACGCCACGGCCGACCGGAAGTTCGAGAGCGACAACACCGTCGACCGCGTTGGCGTCGACGGCCTCCTCTCCGAGCTCGACGAGTACGCCGTGGAGCAGGCGCTCCAGCTGGCCGAGAAGAACGAGGGCTCCGAGGTCACCGCCCTCTGCATCGGCCCGGAGGGCGCTGCTGACGCCGTCCGCAAGGCCCTCCAGATGGGTGCCGACAAGGGCGTCCACATCGTCGACGACGCGATCGCCGGCTCCGACGCCATCGCCACCTCGCTGGTGCTGGCCGAGGCGATCAAGAAGATCGGTACCCCCGACATCGTCATCACCGGCATGGCGTCGACCGACGCGGGCACCTCGCTCGTCCCGGCCGCCCTCGCCGAGCGCCTCGGCCTGCCGCAGGTCACCTTCGCCTCGGTCGTCGAGACCCAGGGCGACCAGATCCGCGCCAAGCGTGACGGCGACGCCGCCACCGAGGTCATCGGCGCCACCCTGCCGGTCGTCCTCTCGGTCACCGACCAGACCGGCGAGCCGCGCTACCCGTCGTTCAAGGGCATCATGGCCGCCAAGAAGAAGCCGCTCGAGACCCTGTCGCTGAGCGACCTCGGTGTCGACGCCGGCCAGGTCGGCCTCTCCGTCGCCTGGACCCAGGTCGAGGCCACCGCTGCCCGCCCGCCGCGCACCGCCGGCGAGATCGTCAAGGACGAGGACGGTTCGGGCGCCAAGGCGCTCGCCGACTTCCTCGCTTCCAAGAAGTTCATCTGA
- a CDS encoding enoyl-CoA hydratase/isomerase family protein encodes MGEFVNLEVSEDTPGVGVIRLDRPKMNAISLQVQAELKAACAEATERDDVRAVVIWGGERLFAAGNDVAEMAEMSYADMVKATRGVSEAATAIANIPKPVVAAVTGYALGGGCELTLAADVRIAADNATFGQPEVLLGIIPGAGGTQRLPRLIGPAKAKDLIFTGRFVKADEALAIGLVDKLVPADQVFAEAVAWASQFTTAAALAIRAAKECIDRGLEVDLNTGLAIEQQQFASVFATEDRTTGMTSFLASGPGKAEFSGR; translated from the coding sequence ATGGGCGAGTTCGTGAATCTCGAGGTTTCCGAGGACACCCCGGGCGTCGGCGTGATCCGGCTGGACCGGCCCAAGATGAACGCGATCAGCCTGCAGGTGCAGGCCGAGCTCAAGGCCGCGTGCGCCGAGGCGACCGAGCGCGACGACGTGCGCGCCGTCGTGATCTGGGGCGGCGAGCGCCTCTTCGCGGCCGGCAACGACGTCGCCGAGATGGCGGAGATGTCGTACGCCGACATGGTCAAGGCCACCCGTGGCGTCAGCGAGGCCGCGACGGCGATCGCGAACATCCCCAAGCCTGTCGTCGCCGCGGTCACCGGCTACGCCCTCGGCGGTGGCTGCGAGCTGACCCTGGCCGCCGACGTCCGCATCGCCGCCGACAACGCCACCTTCGGCCAGCCCGAGGTCCTGCTCGGGATCATCCCGGGCGCGGGCGGCACCCAGCGCCTGCCGCGCCTGATCGGCCCCGCGAAGGCCAAGGACCTGATCTTCACCGGTCGCTTCGTGAAGGCCGACGAGGCGCTCGCCATCGGCCTGGTCGACAAGCTGGTCCCCGCGGACCAGGTCTTCGCCGAGGCGGTCGCGTGGGCGTCGCAGTTCACCACGGCGGCCGCGCTGGCGATCCGGGCCGCGAAGGAGTGCATCGACCGCGGCCTCGAGGTCGATCTCAACACCGGCCTGGCGATCGAGCAGCAGCAGTTCGCCTCGGTCTTCGCGACCGAGGACCGCACCACCGGCATGACCTCGTTCCTCGCGAGCGGTCCGGGCAAGGCGGAGTTCTCGGGCCGCTGA